The following proteins come from a genomic window of Pocillopora verrucosa isolate sample1 chromosome 6, ASM3666991v2, whole genome shotgun sequence:
- the LOC131797605 gene encoding protein Wnt-4 isoform X1 has protein sequence MCWSTKALIIFDIPHDMGHSCARRCNPSRVSSLLFAWTELARDGNNSMNILFRIAAVLLLLSILAEKLHGIRWLAIKIPSDVEWQKTNCSKVHGFIGEQYKICRRSLPIMRYVSEAAEMTKTECKSQLQNRRWNCTTISQAPSFYNDLKRGTKESAFVYALSSAAVVYSVTQACSIGRLKEHCGCGRTPKTKLENKDWIWGGCSDNIAYGVRFSKKFTDAVEKKRMEGQEPSATSRALMNIQNNEAGRTAVRDKLAIICRCHGVSGSCQKKTCFRRLSEFKDVATLLKKKYDNIITVVSRTRGRQNHYLRAKRGKKYNSRDLIALHPSPNYCLASRARGTYGTVGRECNPATTGKGSCAYMCCGRGHRTFKRVIEERCECEYVWCCYVRCNKCKRTIVVSTCK, from the exons ATGTGTTGGTCCACAAAAGCATTGATTATTTTTGACATTCCGCACGACATGGGTCATTCATGCGCCCGGAGATGTAACCCAAGTCGG GTCTCAAGTTTGTTATTTGCGTGGACTGAACTGGCCCGTGACGGCAACAACAGCATGAACATTCTGTTTCGTATCGCAGCAGTATTGTTACTTCTAAGCATACTCGCAGAGAAGCTTCACGGAATACGCTGGTT AGCCATAAAAATACCGTCAGATGTTGAATGGCAGAAAACGAATTGCAGCAAAGTACACGGCTTCATTGGCGAGCAGTATAAAATTTGTCGAAGAAGCTTGCCCATCATGAGATATGTCTCTGAGGCTGCGGAGATGACTAAGACAGAGTGCAAATCGCAGTTACAGAACAGAAGATGGAATTGCACAACCATCTCACAGGCTCCTTCGTTTTACAACGATCTCAAGAGAG GAACCAAAGAATCTGCGTTTGTGTACGCGTTATCTTCGGCCGCTGTAGTTTATAGCGTGACTCAAGCCTGTAGTATTGGACGATTGAAGGAACATTGTGGCTGTGGAAGAACGCCGAAGACGAAACTAGAAAATAAAGACTGGATTTGGGGCGGGTGCAGTGACAATATCGCGTACGGAGTGCGATTTAGCAAGAAGTTTACGGACGCCGTGGAGAAGAAAAGAATGGAAGGGCAAGAACCCTCAGCGACCAGCCGAGCCTTGATGAACATACAAAATAACGAAGCGGGAAGAACG GCTGTGAGAGATAAATTGGCGATTATCTGTAGATGCCATGGAGTGTCTGGCTCGTGCCAGAAGAAAACATGCTTCAGGCGGTTGAGTGAGTTCAAAGATGTTGCCACGCTTCTCAAGAAAAAGTACGATAACATTATTACTGTCGTTAGCAGGACCAGAGGCCGCCAGAATCATTACCTAAGAGCGAAGAGGGGGAAAAAATACAACAGCCGAGATCTTATTGCTTTGCACCCATCTCCTAATTACTGCCTCGCGTCCCGAGCCCGGGGGACTTATGGAACGGTCGGAAGAGAATGCAATCCCGCTACCACTGGGAAGGGAAGCTGCGCGTACATGTGTTGTGGGCGTGGTCATCGCACGTTTAAACGGGTGATTGAGGAGCGCTGTGAATGCGAGTACGTATGGTGCTGCTATGTAAGgtgcaataagtgcaagagaACTATTGTTGTCAGCACGTGTAAATGA
- the LOC131797605 gene encoding protein Wnt-4 isoform X2 yields the protein MNILFRIAAVLLLLSILAEKLHGIRWLAIKIPSDVEWQKTNCSKVHGFIGEQYKICRRSLPIMRYVSEAAEMTKTECKSQLQNRRWNCTTISQAPSFYNDLKRGTKESAFVYALSSAAVVYSVTQACSIGRLKEHCGCGRTPKTKLENKDWIWGGCSDNIAYGVRFSKKFTDAVEKKRMEGQEPSATSRALMNIQNNEAGRTAVRDKLAIICRCHGVSGSCQKKTCFRRLSEFKDVATLLKKKYDNIITVVSRTRGRQNHYLRAKRGKKYNSRDLIALHPSPNYCLASRARGTYGTVGRECNPATTGKGSCAYMCCGRGHRTFKRVIEERCECEYVWCCYVRCNKCKRTIVVSTCK from the exons ATGAACATTCTGTTTCGTATCGCAGCAGTATTGTTACTTCTAAGCATACTCGCAGAGAAGCTTCACGGAATACGCTGGTT AGCCATAAAAATACCGTCAGATGTTGAATGGCAGAAAACGAATTGCAGCAAAGTACACGGCTTCATTGGCGAGCAGTATAAAATTTGTCGAAGAAGCTTGCCCATCATGAGATATGTCTCTGAGGCTGCGGAGATGACTAAGACAGAGTGCAAATCGCAGTTACAGAACAGAAGATGGAATTGCACAACCATCTCACAGGCTCCTTCGTTTTACAACGATCTCAAGAGAG GAACCAAAGAATCTGCGTTTGTGTACGCGTTATCTTCGGCCGCTGTAGTTTATAGCGTGACTCAAGCCTGTAGTATTGGACGATTGAAGGAACATTGTGGCTGTGGAAGAACGCCGAAGACGAAACTAGAAAATAAAGACTGGATTTGGGGCGGGTGCAGTGACAATATCGCGTACGGAGTGCGATTTAGCAAGAAGTTTACGGACGCCGTGGAGAAGAAAAGAATGGAAGGGCAAGAACCCTCAGCGACCAGCCGAGCCTTGATGAACATACAAAATAACGAAGCGGGAAGAACG GCTGTGAGAGATAAATTGGCGATTATCTGTAGATGCCATGGAGTGTCTGGCTCGTGCCAGAAGAAAACATGCTTCAGGCGGTTGAGTGAGTTCAAAGATGTTGCCACGCTTCTCAAGAAAAAGTACGATAACATTATTACTGTCGTTAGCAGGACCAGAGGCCGCCAGAATCATTACCTAAGAGCGAAGAGGGGGAAAAAATACAACAGCCGAGATCTTATTGCTTTGCACCCATCTCCTAATTACTGCCTCGCGTCCCGAGCCCGGGGGACTTATGGAACGGTCGGAAGAGAATGCAATCCCGCTACCACTGGGAAGGGAAGCTGCGCGTACATGTGTTGTGGGCGTGGTCATCGCACGTTTAAACGGGTGATTGAGGAGCGCTGTGAATGCGAGTACGTATGGTGCTGCTATGTAAGgtgcaataagtgcaagagaACTATTGTTGTCAGCACGTGTAAATGA